Genomic DNA from Manihot esculenta cultivar AM560-2 chromosome 15, M.esculenta_v8, whole genome shotgun sequence:
taactttttataaattaatattttttcattaataaaaaaataatttatctactTCAAtctaatttagttattttttgaaaaattatttttattaaagtaatatatttaaatcaaatgagatttttatttagaataatttATATCTTTTAAATTATGTTCATATAATCagtttttagtaaaaaaattgaaatattaatttttttcaccttttagtaatataattattaatttcatattttaaacacttaaaaaatctcattttaaaaaataatattatttttattccttcatattttattttttctaagaataataaatttaagcattaaaaaattaaatgttttaatattttatcagAAAGAATAGGCGTTAtttaaacaattaataaaattaatttaaatttactatatttaaacttatttaaCAAGCCGAGGGACAAATTTGATTTTCATTCCAACAGTGAACCGGCTTTAGGCGGAAAACCAAGAATATCTCTGCGTTTGTCATTAAAACAAAACGAAATAATAATGAGAATTTTACTATTTGATCCAcgtagaattaaaaaaattattaattaataatttaattttaaaaaatatattaaaatatttttaaaatattaaaaattaaaaattaattattttattaattaaatattttattatttaatttctataatataaaaaatttaattgttaatttctcaattttataaaagtatTCTTCCatcttaataatattttaaaattttctacagtataaaacattaaaattaataaataaactaattaataaatactttaatataatttttaaaattaaaaaattaattaataaatttctttatacaacataaactaaataataatttttttataacaaaattGCCATTAAAGAGACAAGTCATAGAGTCATAGTCCTGCCAATGGCATAATTTGTAATTTAGAAATAAAGTAAGGGCAGATGGATTAtagtttttaactaaaattgttTGGACTTGAGATGCAGGTATTGCTTAGCCAACAGATTTCAGTCGCTCGCTCTGTTCTTGATGCCTGCCGCCCCTTGTTTCtcactcttttttctttctctcaacagAAAGAAATTCCaagaaaattttaatcttttttccTATAAAATCTTTGCTCATTTCCTTCACCAAGTCATCTTTCAACTGAAACTCTCCTTTgtcctttctcttctcttcttctcctctctcAAGAATCCAACAAAAAACACAAACCTAAAGCAGGGTTTATATCATGGACTCATCTTCTTGGTCTAGACGGCCTCGTTTCGTTGAGGAATGTGATTTTGCTTCTCTTTCTGATATGAAAGCTGGGTTTTCAGGAAACCACCGTTGCCACCACCACCACCCATTCTTTTCTCAGTCGCTTTGTTATGGAAGAACAGGGTGCTTCAGTAACCTGCCATCCTTTGTTGATTCTCCAAGATCTACTAGATTTTATGACGCGAGATTTGAAAATTATCAGCCTCATTTCTTGGAAGCTTGTTTTCTTTGCAAGAAACCACTGGGGAATAACAAAGACATCTTCATGTATaggtaaatttttatttaattggaaaatttgatttttgaatATTGAGAAGGATGGATTTTGATGGGTAATTGTTGAATTGTGGATTTAATTAATACAGAGGGGACACTCCATTCTGCAGCGAAGAGTGCAGGCAAGAGCAAATAGAGATAGATGAAGCTAAAGACCTTTCTTCTTCCATGAAAGCTTTGAGGAAAAAAGATCAGAAGAAAACTCTCTCTCCTACTAAAACCCAAGACTACCCTTCTCGTACAGGCGCTGTAGCTGCAGCTTAAGTACacaaaaacatatatacatataaagtATAATGTGAATTTTCCCGgaaaaaggaggaaaaagaaATTATCAGAGAAAAGAACGGGAATTGGCTCTTTTGCCAACTCCTTTTGGGCCTGTATAGGTTTCtgtaaatgttaaaaatatgaaTGAGCAGTATGTGCGGGGATTGATGGATGTGCTCCCATGATCTGGCGGCCTCTCgattttggtttttttttttttttttgttaattgtgTCAAAGAAGAAATGATGAGAAAAAAATTCCGAGAGTTGCCGGGACGGTCAGGTTCTGAAATGGTTCTAGTTTAGAATCAAAATCGAAATTTGAAGTAAATTTTTGGTCAGTTGATTTTCAGGTATCAGACTTATAACTAAACTTCGATGCTGGTGCTAATTCAGTTCTACATAATTTTCAGGGcgaaatagaaaaaagaaaaaaaaaagaaattcaaattttactattttttataatttttctttcaacaattatactcaaattataattttaaaaactagcTGGCATGGTAAGTTTCAGGTTTGCAAACTTGTTCATATAGTATTCAAGATCCTAAAACCAATATGGAACACATCACTTGATTTTTGggctaaattaatattaaataaaaatagcaaaatgcatatttatatattaatatttttatttattaaatattttaattttaatcgtaatataataaatatttaaattttaaaaaaatattacttttacacacttaaatttaaaaaaattattattttatacgcct
This window encodes:
- the LOC110601235 gene encoding FCS-Like Zinc finger 1 isoform X2, coding for MDSSSWSRRPRFVEECDFASLSDMKAGFSGNHRCHHHHPFFSQSLCYGRTGCFSNLPSFVDSPRSTRFYDARFENYQPHFLEACFLCKKPLGNNKDIFMYSEECRQEQIEIDEAKDLSSSMKALRKKDQKKTLSPTKTQDYPSRTGAVAAA
- the LOC110601235 gene encoding FCS-Like Zinc finger 1 isoform X1; this translates as MDSSSWSRRPRFVEECDFASLSDMKAGFSGNHRCHHHHPFFSQSLCYGRTGCFSNLPSFVDSPRSTRFYDARFENYQPHFLEACFLCKKPLGNNKDIFMYRGDTPFCSEECRQEQIEIDEAKDLSSSMKALRKKDQKKTLSPTKTQDYPSRTGAVAAA